In one Streptomyces sp. T12 genomic region, the following are encoded:
- a CDS encoding helix-turn-helix transcriptional regulator, whose amino-acid sequence MSMTSHREHGAEDLCPEGMQLYEQALREERVDARNADDAPCLVRLGLLQPDLSDLRWLEPVAPAYALQRLLRTAEERIADERRREERLAAVFEPLIRIHRQPTASVSHPSISVHSGLGQINRAISESMADATTEALAIQPHKPKAVIAVRDASVVRDQALLDRGGCIRTLYQHTFRHLPELMARYEHLQGDVEARTLDEVTERLLIIDRTVAFIPANRDRTLAVEIRHPAIVDYFVTTFDRLWHLATPMYPEAVQQPSLNGVTPRQRAIATLLIEGHTDAVIANRLGMNIRTARAHIAKLAATLGSESRAQLGYLIGQSGILD is encoded by the coding sequence ATGAGCATGACGTCGCATCGGGAGCACGGCGCCGAAGACCTGTGCCCGGAAGGCATGCAGCTGTACGAACAAGCCCTGCGTGAGGAGCGCGTGGATGCGCGCAACGCCGACGACGCACCGTGTCTCGTCAGGCTCGGGCTACTCCAGCCTGACCTCAGCGACCTGCGCTGGCTGGAACCGGTCGCCCCGGCCTACGCCCTCCAGCGTTTGCTCCGCACTGCCGAGGAACGCATCGCAGACGAGCGGCGACGTGAGGAACGGCTGGCGGCGGTGTTCGAGCCGTTGATACGCATACACCGCCAGCCGACGGCTTCGGTGAGTCATCCATCGATCAGCGTCCACAGCGGTCTCGGCCAAATCAACCGTGCCATCAGCGAGTCGATGGCGGACGCCACCACGGAAGCCCTCGCTATCCAGCCCCATAAACCCAAGGCGGTCATCGCCGTCCGAGATGCCTCCGTGGTGCGAGACCAGGCTCTGCTCGACCGTGGCGGCTGCATTCGCACCCTCTACCAGCACACCTTCCGTCATTTGCCCGAGCTGATGGCCCGCTATGAACACCTCCAAGGCGACGTAGAAGCTCGCACCCTCGACGAGGTCACCGAACGCCTCCTCATAATCGACCGCACCGTCGCGTTCATCCCCGCGAACAGGGACCGCACCCTCGCCGTCGAGATCCGCCACCCGGCCATCGTCGACTACTTCGTCACTACCTTCGACCGCCTCTGGCACCTGGCCACCCCCATGTACCCGGAGGCTGTCCAACAACCTTCATTGAACGGCGTCACCCCCCGCCAACGTGCCATCGCCACACTCCTCATCGAAGGCCACACCGACGCCGTCATAGCCAACCGCCTCGGCATGAACATCCGCACCGCCCGCGCCCACATCGCAAAACTCGCCGCCACACTCGGAAGCGAAAGCCGAGCCCAACTCGGCTATCTCATCGGGCAGTCGGGGATCCTTGATTAG